Genomic window (Bacillota bacterium):
GATACCTTTGTTTGGTAAAAGGCTGAAAGAACTAAGGATTGAAAAAGACTATTCCCAAAAGGATATAGCAAATTATTTGGGAATTTCGGATAGAGCTGTAGGATATTATGAAAGCGAAGAGAGGTTCCCGCCTCAAGATATTTTGCGCAAACTTGCCGATTTCTACAACGTCTCCGTGGACTATCTCCTGGGGCGGACGGACATGCGTAATCCCCAAGACTATGAACTTATTAAGTCGATTTCCGGCGACGATCCTGAACTATTGGAATTATTAAAAGAATTTACACATAGAGAAGACTTAAAGGAAATACTTAAGCAACTTCCTAAAGTGGAAAAGGATGACATCAAAACTGTTGTTAAGATGATCTCTGGTCTCGTCGAAGAAGACAATAAATTGGAGATTAAAATCAAAGATACTGATGATAAAGCCGATAAATACGTAGAAGAGCTAAGTAAGGATCCCAACTATAAAATCATGAAAAATGAATAAAAAACTTTGTCGAATTTTGTAAAAGAAAACTCCTTCACCTTACCTTTTGTAAGTGGTAAAATATTTATACGAACAGATGTTCGTATAAGCATAAGATAAAGGTAGGTGAGATAAATGGCAAAGGGGGTCAAGGTCTATAGGTATGGCAAATGTAT
Coding sequences:
- a CDS encoding helix-turn-helix transcriptional regulator gives rise to the protein MFGKRLKELRIEKDYSQKDIANYLGISDRAVGYYESEERFPPQDILRKLADFYNVSVDYLLGRTDMRNPQDYELIKSISGDDPELLELLKEFTHREDLKEILKQLPKVEKDDIKTVVKMISGLVEEDNKLEIKIKDTDDKADKYVEELSKDPNYKIMKNE